TCAATGCTGCCATGGAAATTATTGAACCGCAGCTCAAGTACATGGAGATTGGATAACTTTCTCACCCAGCAGGGGAAGGTATCAGTTATCTTGTTTCTCTCCACATTTAACAGCTTTAGGTTGCTGCAATTGGATAATGACTGAGGAATCTTTCCTTCCAAGTGATTATAACTCAGATCTATCGATTCCAAGCGGCAATCCTCTGAAAAGTTTCCAGGAATATTGCCTCTGAGATTGTTTCCTCCAAGGTGAAGTACCATCAGGCTTTGTTCAGCTAAGCATTCTGGAATACTGCCATCCAAACTGTTGCTGGACAAGTCAAGCACTTCAAGATCAGTCGTGTTGCATATTGAAGAAGGGATAGTACCACTGACTTTGTTGTGTGCAACTGAGAAGAACTGGGCATTTGAGAGGTGATTGCTGAATTCAGGTGAGATAAATCCATGGAATTTATTTCTAGACAAGTCCACATATAGTGCTTTAGGTGGTGGTAATGGAACTTCCCCAGTAAGCAAGTTTGCATGTAGATCCAAGGAATTTAGAAAGCCAAATCTATAAGGTACTTGCAAATGTGTGAACTGATTTAGAGATAGGTTCACTGAATGACTCCCTCCATCGAAAATTTCCCATATCCAGTTTGGTATTTCACCTCTGATATGGTTTTTTGACAGATCTAACAAAGCCAACCTGGTTTGGTtcttaaggaaaaaaatagtgCGTAAATTGCAAGACGCTAACCTTAGGACTAGAAACTGGGGGAGCAAGGCAATATCTGATTCACTTATATTTGTGTCAACTGATAATCTGTTATGGGACAGATCAAGATTGTCAAGCTTCTTAAGTTTTGTAAATTTATGCAACTGCATAGTGCCGCTGAAATTGTTGAATGAGAGTGAAAGACGCGAAAGATTGTGTAGCTGAAAGAAGAATTCAGGTAATGGCCCAGCTAAGTTATTGCCAATCAAGTCTAGATTTGTTAGTGGAGAAGTCACATTCTGTAATTCCGCTATTCGGCCATAAAATTTGTTGCCATTCAGATTTAAATCCTTCAGTGATGGTAGGGAAAAGAATGATGGTGGGATGAGCCCAGAAATCGAATTGTCACTGAAGCCAAGAGTTTCAAGATTCTCTAAGCCATCCCAGTTAGATGATATTAGCTCACCTGTGAAAagatttccttcaaagtttgcatAAGTGAGATTTTTGGACAGCTTAAAAGATGGAATCGAACCATTGAAATCATTGAGTGCGAAATCCACAGAAACAAGATGAGTAAGATTTTCAATTGAAGATGGCACTGGACCTGTAAAATTGCAAGCATAAAAGGAAACGTCGGACAACATTCTAAGGTTCCCAATTGACTCGGGTAAACTTCCTGAGAATTTTGTCCAGGAAAGCCGCAGAGTCTCTAGAGATCCATTTGAAGGAAATTCAGGTAAAGTACCGTGAAGTCTTAAATTATTTGATAAGTCGATTGTGTGCATAGTTGGTACCTGGAATATCTTCTGAGGTACTCCTGTCAAGTTGCAGGAGCTTAGACTCAAGACAGTTAGATTAGTGAACTCAGCAAAGAAGTCTGGAAGACGAGAAGGTAAATAGTTGTCATCTAGACGGATTACAGAGAGATATTTTAGACTTGCTAATGGATCAATGTTGCCCGAGAACCATTCATGGTTAAGGTCAAGGCCAATAACTTGGCCTGCACCATTGCAAGTAACACCCTGCCATTCACAGCAGTCCACCGTCTCATCCCACTTGGCCAGATAGGATGATAACTTAGAATCATAAGTAAGGTTATTTCTCAGTTGTAGCAGCAACATCTTCTGATCCTGAAGACACTTGCTGGAATTAGCTTCCACTACATCATTCATTCCACAGCAGATGGAGAGTAGTAGGATGAAAAGAAGCTGAGAATACATTTTTCTCATTTGGGACTGTGAATATAGAAAAGAATGTTTTGAAGTTGTTGCAGATGTGAAACGTCTATAAATAAATAGACAAAACGTGTATGAGGCATGTTGGGCTGATTATCCCTACAAATAAGCAACGTGATGCATTTCTTGATTAAATTATTTGTCAATACGAAAAGTGGAGAAAACAAACATGAGTAGACAAAATTATGCATggcatttttatgttttaaataagcTGAAACCGTGTCATTTCAGTCCATAGGCTGTGAATTAGTTGAAGGAACACTGAAGAGGCTTCATTGTATATATGCAGCAATCTTCAGATATGGTCACATTTACTGAACTTACGGGTTTAAATCAATGGATTTGAATATATAGTCAAGATTCCAGTGCAAATAATGTTACTTTAAAAATCCACACATCAAGAATATTGTACACCAAACTGTATAAGATATAtttatgtatacacacacacccccatttcttcttttatttctgcATTAATATACACACGTATTTTATGTTCAATTAATTTGATGACATCAAAACCTACATCCTCAAATATGTTTAATGCCAGTTACCTACTGTGAGACAAGGAGTCAAAGATGGATTGCTTCACTTTCTTGATTGTTTAGTATTATTTAACTGGCACATGTTTCAACAGgactattataaattacaacagaTTTAGACATAAAGTTTCATCTTTGCACACTTACTTTACTAAAGAAAGCTAATCCTAATTAGGATTATGAGACCCATGGGttctctaattttaattttttatcttttaatgatAGTCCTGTCTTTTCCGTAGATTTAAATTTGTATTTGGGTAATAATATATAATGTCAAAGACTTAGCTTCCAAGGATGAACCATCTTTTAGGTtcgtttgtttattttttaaagtaaaaatatgtagaatgtgctaaaatatcatttaatattaTGGTCTTAAATATAtcatttagaaattttaaattacaaaatttcaaaaagaaaaagacattttttcttgaaactaattaaaaaaaagagtaaaataaacaaattcaaattgagagagagtaaaataaacaaattacctTTTCAATTTAAATATTCCCTCCATTTCCATTTTAAGTTTTCGTGAGtcaatttgattaagttttaaattttaaattgaattagattaattcaatttttgaaaatttaaatttagatattcaaaaactatatgaacgagtactataaatcacaatatatcttaaaatattgatcaaaatttatatcgtttgattcttaataaaaggaaaaaaagaaaccaCACACTTATTTAATTTGTCTTTGGGCTACTTGAAAAACTACAAATAACAATGTCTTTAACCAGGACAAACCCTCTCCCACTCAAGCTTATGTTGAGGCCATTGAGTAAAG
The sequence above is drawn from the Capsicum annuum cultivar UCD-10X-F1 unplaced genomic scaffold, UCD10Xv1.1 ctg80984, whole genome shotgun sequence genome and encodes:
- the LOC124895271 gene encoding receptor-like protein 50 → MYSQLLFILLLSICCGMNDVVEANSSKCLQDQKMLLLQLRNNLTYDSKLSSYLAKWDETVDCCEWQGVTCNGAGQVIGLDLNHEWFSGNIDPLASLKYLSVIRLDDNYLPSRLPDFFAEFTNLTVLSLSSCNLTGVPQKIFQVPTMHTIDLSNNLRLHGTLPEFPSNGSLETLRLSWTKFSGSLPESIGNLRMLSDVSFYACNFTGPVPSSIENLTHLVSVDFALNDFNGSIPSFKLSKNLTYANFEGNLFTGELISSNWDGLENLETLGFSDNSISGLIPPSFFSLPSLKDLNLNGNKFYGRIAELQNVTSPLTNLDLIGNNLAGPLPEFFFQLHNLSRLSLSFNNFSGTMQLHKFTKLKKLDNLDLSHNRLSVDTNISESDIALLPQFLVLRLASCNLRTIFFLKNQTRLALLDLSKNHIRGEIPNWIWEIFDGGSHSVNLSLNQFTHLQVPYRFGFLNSLDLHANLLTGEVPLPPPKALYVDLSRNKFHGFISPEFSNHLSNAQFFSVAHNKVSGTIPSSICNTTDLEVLDLSSNSLDGSIPECLAEQSLMVLHLGGNNLRGNIPGNFSEDCRLESIDLSYNHLEGKIPQSLSNCSNLKLLNVERNKITDTFPCWVRKLSNLHVLELRFNNFHGSIDCPGVNYSWPALRIIDLASNNFSGILPRNLFLDLEAMKVDSAHSPVDHLYAANRIFFGDDLRAQVDIYYQATVTITLKGQEMSLPKIWFTFCSIDFSNNSFVGGIPETVGELKSLYLLNLSHNALTGQIPPVIGNLQDLGILDLSFNKLDGRIPDELSRIPRLSFLNLSYNELVGRIPQ